AGAAAATTTGACCATGCAAACCCATCGCTAACAACTCCACCCATCCCCTCAAAGACACCGGGGCCTATGGCCCCTGCAATTCCACCGAATAATGCCCCCATACCGATGTTATAGCCGAAGTTGCCTCCATTGATCGCCGTATTGACGGCTGCTGCCGCCATTCCTCCCAGCATACCGGCAAGTATAGCGCCGCCGCCCATGTACCAAGTAGCCCAACCGACCACAATCCCCGTGATGAGAGCCGGGAGGGATTTGAAGAAGTTTTTGAAAAAGTTCCCGAGGTCGCTCCAGAAGTCGTGACCGGTCGGGTCGATGTACTTGACGGGATTGTTTCTGACGTAGCTGTAACGATTGAGCGTCTGAGGATCGCCCGGCGACGGAACGATCGGATCGGGAGAAATAAACCGCGCCAGGTCGGGATCATAGTATCTGGCGCCATAGTAGTAGAGACCGAACTCCGGATCAAGAATCTGGCCGGTGAACCGCCGCTCGGACTCAAGATTCGTCCCCTCACTGCGAGATATTTTTCCCCACTTCCGGGCGTCGAGAAGCTTCTAACAAGTGGAGGATTATTTCTCAAGAGTAAAATCTAGCTGCGCGGCCTCGTTGAGGCTGCCACGACTTCTGTGAAGACTAGCCGTTGTCCTTCGACATTGATCGACAACCTGCAGCGTCCGGCCCGAGCGAGGAATAGACGACGATCTCTATTCGCAACTCACCCGACTCGCTCCCGGCAAAGTGGCGGAGGGAAGAAAAAAGATTTTTCGGAACGCTAGTTGATCGTCAGGCTCAAAACTTTCTGGTCCTCACCGCCCAAAACATCGACGACCTTGAAGGTTAGCGCCACGGGGGCGACGGTCGGTGCTGCCGGTATGCCGCTGATCACCCCAGTCGCGGGAGCCAGGCTTAGCCCCGCAGGTAAATTGCCCGACTCCTCCGTCCACGTGCGCGGCGCCTTCCCGCCCGAGGCCGCGAGCGTCTTACTGTAGCTATGTCCACTGGTTCCCGTTGGTAACGAACTCGTTGTAATCGTGATGGCCTTTTTGACGACTATCTTAAATCTGCGCTTTAGAGAGGCGCCGAGCTGATCGGTGATCCGGACAGTGAAAAATTTCCCCAAGAGAGCCGGAACCGTGGGAGTCCCCTCCAACATACCGTTTGCGACGTTCGGCGTGAGACCCGCCGGATAACTTCCTCCCGTTTTAGTGATCGTGTAGGGCGGAAGACCTCCGGTTACCAAAGGCTCGCTGTAAGCTACGGCGACCTCCGCGACCGGAAGAGGAGATGTACTGAGCGTCATCGGTGGAACGTCGGGACTAATGCTCAACAACCCGACTGCCGTAAGGAATTGTCCATCGGGGTTGGTAATCGTGACATCCCATGTCCCCTGGCTCGCCCCCGTCGTGTCAAGATTGAGCGTAATCCGGGTCGGAGAAACAAAAGTTACGGAGTTGACGACTACACCGCCGGTTACGGAAGCTGAGAGACGATTGAACCCTGGCCCTCCCGTGTCCGGACCAGGATCGAAGAACTCCGAACCGGAGACCGACGTTCCGTCGATCGTCACGTCGACCGAAGCTTGTCCTACCTCTACCGCCGCTGGACTCGCCGAGGCCGGAGTCGCCGGCGGAGCGGCTACCAGTTTTATCGCCCGAACACCCCACGTATCGGTCGCGCTCGCGTACTCCTGAAAGGTCCACATCGTCATGTTGTCGTTCGGATCGACGCCGACTTGGGAATAATCTCCCCAGCGCTCTGTACCCACAACAAACGTGTCATAGGAAAACGTGCTGCTTTGAGCGAGCGTAGGCGCTTGGGTCGTCCCGAGAGCGTCCGTGCGCAGGCGGCCGGCAGCCACGATGCCGGCAAATCCGGTGCTGGCATTGGCACTGGCTCGGCTCGCCGCGATCGCCATGTGGCCCTGTCCGGACATCGCCACGCTCGGAATCCAATAGCCAAACGGAGTGCTCGCTGCGGAATCGAAAAGAGTTCCGCTTTGAATGAGATTCGGCGTGCCGGAAAGGTTCCCGATCTGGTACCAGCGGGAGCCGTTGCGCCCGCCCAAGTTACTGCCAACCCCGGCGCTATTCACTTGAATGTTGTGCGCCGTCCACAAAGTTTTGGCGCCGGTGATCGCGTTGGTGTGAATGGACGCGGCGTATAGACGATCATCCAATGCGTCGAGATTCGGACCGGGAGAGGGCTGCACCTGGTCGATAGGAGATGTCGTCGTCGGAACGGCCAGCGTCAGGTTTCCCGAGATCGAAGGGGTTCCGCCGGGGTTGCTGACGCGCCTCAGGACGAGCTTGTTGAAGGTACACACGTCAACGCCGATGAAATAGCCGGTGGTCGCATTCGGATCGTCGTTGTGGACTCCTTGAGGGGTGAAGAGGCCGGTGCTGGGGCACGTGTTGCCGGCAACGTGGCGGAACGCCGTGACCGTGAGAGTATTCGCAAGCAGATCGGCCTTGTTGATGACGAAGGCGGTGGTGCCGGTGAAGAAGTTGCCGTTGAACATATTGACACCCACGTAGAGAGCGAACTTGTCCACGCCGAGCGTATCGTAATCGGCGAACAAGCCGGTATCGACGTTGGGAGTCGGGCCGACCTGGTCGTTCTGAAAGCTGAAGAACGTAAAGCTCGAAAGGTTCGTGATCGTAGAGCCGCTGCTAACCGCGATCAGAATATTGTTGACGTTGTCCAGATCGATAATCGTGACGAACCAGCGGCCGGACAACCGATCGTAACGGACATGGGGGTCGCTCGTGCCGTTGACATTTCCTCCCACGGAAGCGAAGAAGCTGTCGGTATCCGTGTTGAGCCCGCCGAGAACGCCCGCCTTGTTGAAGACTTTGATCCTGTTGTTCGTGGCTACGAGGACCTGCGTGGGACCGACCGCGCCCATGCTGTCGGGGGGGACGCAATTGCAGCCCGGCTCGGTGGAGTCGACGCCTAAAAAACTTGTCCCGATGGTTTGAGGATTGCGCGGGCTAGGGACGGGTCGAGTCCGCGGCGCGCTATTCGCCGCCGGCCATTGGGAGACTTCCGGCGCCGGCGAATCACCTTCGGTCTTCGGCAGCCCCTTGAGCAGCGGCTTCCTCGGCCGTGGCGCGAACACTGCGCTGTCGGCGGCGCTCCGGCGCTGCGCTTCGCGGGCCATGATTTCCTCTACGGTTTCGGTGATGCCCGGCGCGCCTCTCCACGGAACGCCTTGTTCGTAAACATCGCCGGATTGCTCCGCGCCATCCTCGATGCCCTGCGCAACGCCGTCCGCGGCGAACAGGTGCGGGAGACGAGTCGCCTGGATGGTGACTTCTAGCAGGGCAAAGAACAGGACGAACCAGGAGTAGCGGCGTATCAATTGTCTAGCACGATAAAACATGCGTACTCCTTCGCTTCTAAATAGTCCGGCGGCTAAACCAGCGGCTTCTCAATTTTCTTTCGTTAACGGATACCGGTGTCGATACGGATGTCCAAACGTCGCTCTTGTCCCTCGTTAACTGTTACGGTGGCAGGTAGTTCCCTGGTGAAGCCGCCGCGGGGAAACGCGCCCGAAGAAATGCGATAGGAGCCCGGCGGCAGGTTGACACGATACTCACCCTGATCGTCGGTCACTGCCGACGCGACCTGCCGTCCGTCCAGACTGGAGACGATGACGCGAAAGCCGGAGACGGGCTCTGCTCCGCGTGTGCCCGGCCGTTCCACCGGAGCGAGCGGTCCTCTTGTTACTTTACCGGTAAGAGTTCCCATTCCCACTTGGGACTGTGTCTGCGAGAGACGGGATTCGCGTGGACTGATTGAATCAGGAGCGGATCCGCAAGCAACGACGATCATGGCCGGCAAACAGAGCGAGAGCATGAAGCTTAACCGAGCCATCGTTCTGCTAAGAATTACTCGACACACCTATTGAGTGTCAATCGATCCACTCACTGTGGCGACTGAAGCACAGAGGGCCGCCATGCGGCGGCCCCCTGTTCCGTCAGCCATAATTGAGCTGATCAGCAGAAGCCGATACGTGCGATGCGCGTGCCCCACAGGCTTTGAGTGTTGATCTTTTCATTAACGATCCAAGCCCGGTCGCCAGCAGAGCAGCCGGGATAGACCTGGGGATCTATGGAAACCGCCGAGTAGTCGCCCCACCGGCATGGTGGAGATCCACACGTAAAGTCGTTGTAGAATGTCGGACTGGTGAATATCGCAGTGCCGGGGCTGTTCATGCTGCCAAGAGCATCTCCGGACTGCCGTCCAGAAAATCTCACCTGCGCTTGCAATGGTGGCACCCCTGTATCAGTCGCCGACCAAGTGACAAAGGCATCGTTATTATCATTCGCCGCGATCGAGGGGTTGAAGTCGTCCGATGTGCCGGTCGCGAAGAAGAGCCCGCTTTGAGTGATCGCATTCGTGGATGTGTTGATTTCATAGAACCTCGGCGCGGCGAACCCGACAAAATTGATCGTGTGCACGTTCCAAAGCGAGTCGCCGATCTGCGTGCTGGCATTCTGAAAGCGATTATCGAGGGTGTCGAGCACGGCTCCTGTGCCGGGTTGAAGCGCATTGGGGGGACTAGTATAGGCGGTTACGGCTATACTGGACTGGAGTGTAAGGGATGCGGCGGCAGGCTGGCTCAGGTTCTCCCCTATGAAGAGGTCCAAATCGCTGTCAGCCGGCTCAGCTGCCACTAAAAATGTCCCATCATGTTGGTCAAGGACGATGGGCGGCGCCAGCGTGCCTGCGAGTCCGGTGAATAACGGGACAGAGAAACCGAGGCCGTTGTAAACGCGCGCCTTGGCGACGGGCATCATCGCCGCGCCTAGGAAATTGATTGCACCGTCAAAGATATTGCCGGTGATGATCACGGCGTCCTGATCCATTCCCAGTTGCGGAAAATCCCAAAAGTCGCCGGGATCACCGCTAAAGAAAACTGTATATTTCCACCAAGCGCCGCCGGGATTCGAGGTCTGAGAAACGGCAAGATAAAACTTGCGGATTGGATCGACGACTGACGTTGGCGCTCTGGTCGCCACGATAACAAAACGATTCCAGGTTCTGTCATAGACGACGCGCGGATCGAAGACATCCTCGACAACGCCGAAGAAGCCACTTAAGGAGAAGGCCTTAACGAATCCGCCGCCTTTATTGTAAATGCTGATGCGCGAATTGGTGATCTCTACAAAATTTTTGAGGCCCACTGCTCCGTGCGTGTCCGGTGGAGCGCAGAGTCCGCCGCCGCAGGAGGCGACTTCAGAAACTCCGTTAAAGTTTGGACCTGTGAGAAAGGGAGGGGCAAGTGGCTGAGGGCCGCTAACCCCGGATCGGGATCCACGTGTCCCTAGTTCGGCGGCTCTCTTTGCTGCATCGTATTTCTCGCGGCTTATCGTCGGCAAAAACGGCTTGTTAAATGGACGTCGTGGCATGAGCGCAAAGGCGGCTTGATCTTTTTCCATCGCTTCCTCGGTTCGCTCCTCCACCTCGACCGAGGTTGCCACGCCCGTTGCCTTGATCACGGTTCCCGGCGCCCTCTTAGCGGGCTCAGCCGGCGCGCTCGCCGCCCAAAAACCGACGATGAGGGCGACTAACCCTATCGCCACGCTACGAAGTAAATATTTTTGCTTTACTGCCATAATCCCTCCTTGAAGTTAATCTACATTTCGTCTGAATCGCGCTCACTTTGATGACCCGCGCCTTCACAAATGTTCCTCTTTCGACCCTTTTGTGATCTTTTGGCACAATGTACTCGAATGGAGATGGTGGTGAGTGCCTGGCTGGGATTTTTTTCGCGCAGCCAGTCTGAAATTGCGTGTGGGTGTTGTCAACTAATTTCCCGGGCTGTCGGAAATGGCGCTATCCATATCATTATCGGGGCAATTTCGTCAAGCGCATTGACGTGACACTATGCGCCTCTCGCGATCCTCGAACTTTGTTTCGCCGCGCAAAGCTGGTAAGAATTTTTGATTGCTATGGTTCGCGAAGAGAGAGTCGCATTCCAAAACGCGCGCAAGCAAAAGCTCGTCGGAGTTCTGCACCGGCCAGCGATGCCGCCGGACGCGGCGGCGATTCTCTGTCACGGGATGGAGTCGAGCAAGGAGATGAAGAAGTAAAACTGCCGGCCTCCTAGAACCCGCAGCCCCGATTGTCGAACGGATCTTGGATTAAGGAGGGGGCCCTTTCAATCCTGTCAAAATGACACTATCATCTGTTGCATTATGACATGGTACCAACCTCGCGCCATCGCTCGCCTCGTGGAAGATTCCCTGGAGGAAATGCCGGTCGTTATCGTGACCGGGCTCCGGCAGACGGGCAAGAGCACGTTTCTCCAACACGAGAAGGCTCTGTCCTCGCGCCGTTATGTGACCCTGGACGATTTTTCTCAACTTGCGGCGGCCCGGAGCGACCCCGAAGGTTTCGTTCGATCGGACGAGCCCCTGACCGTCGACGAGGCGCAAAAGTGTCCCGAGCTGCTCACCGCCATCAAGCGGGAGGTGGATCGCTCGCGGCGGCCCGGCCGGTTCCTGCTCTCCGGTTCGGCCAACTTCAGCTTGCTGCGCGGCGTCACGGAAAGCTTGGCCGGTCGCGCTCTGTATCTCACGCTTCATCCATTCGACAGGAGGGAACTGCAAGGCAAGATACGCACTGTCCCGTTTGTCAAAAAAGCTTTCGAGAACGGGGCACCGCCAAAGCATGCGGCGGTCGGCGATATCGCCGTGAAGGACATTCTCCTTGGCGGTCTGCCGCCGGTTTGCCTCAAGCTCACGCGCCGGCCGGAATTGTGGTTTAAAGGATACGAACAGACCTACCTGGAACGGGACGTGCGCGAGTTGAGCCGTGTCGTCGATCTTGTCTCTTTCCGCAACCTTCTTGGGTTGACGGCTCTTCGCACCGGCCGGATATTGACCGTCAGCGAGCTTGGCCGAGACGCCAAGCTCAACGCCGCTACGACGGCGCGCTATCTCAGTCTGCTGGAAGCCTCTTTTGTGGTGGTCCGCCTAAGCCCATACTTTGCCAATCGAGCGAGCCGGCTCATTAAGTCTCCCAAGCTCTACATCAGCGACTCAGGACTCGCCGCCCATCTCGCCGGCATCGACGAAAATCGCGCGGCAATCGATCCGATGAAAGGAGCGCTTTTGGAAACCTACGTGGCGCAAAACTTGGCGGCGGTGCTCGAATCCGAGTGCACCGGCGCCCGCCTTTCCTATTGGCACGTCCAGGGACGGCACGAAGTCGATTTTGTTATCGAGAAGGGGCGGGATACTTTGGCGATTGAAGTCAAAGCCGCAGCGCGCTGGGACGAGCGCGACCTCGCGGGTCTAAAGGCTTTCCTCCATAAAACCAAACAGTGCCGCCTGGCGATTCTCGCGTATGGGGGACGCGAAACGGTTCGCCTAGGCGACCGCTTGTGGGCGGCGCCGCTGGCGGCGGTCTTAAGTTGACTCGCTTTCCCTTCCCCACGTAAACCTGTTAGGAATCTTTTTTGCCGTCTATGCCACGTGAAGAGAGAATCACGTTCCACAATGGCCGCAAGCAGAAGCTCGTCGGAGTTCTGCATCGTCCGGCGGTAAAGCCGAACGCGGCGGCGATTCTTTGTCACGGCATGGAGTCGAGCAAGGAAAGCGAGAAGATCGTCGCGTTGAGCCGGCAACTGGCGGAACGAGGAATTCTCGCTTTGCGTTTCGATTTTGCCGGCTCGGGCGAGTCGGAGGGCAAGTTCGAGAAGATGACCTACAGCGGCGAAGTCGAAAATTTGCGCGCGGCGTATAACTTCGCCCTTCAATACGAACCGAGGAAGATCGGCATCTTCGGCTCCAGCATGGGAGGAACCGTCGCGGTAATGTTCGCGGCCCAAGAGAAAACCGTTGCGGCGCTCGCGACCGTCGCCGCGCCGGTTCACCCGGAGAAATTCAGCGCGAAGCTCTTAACGCCGGAAGAAACGCGGCAGTGGCGCACGCGGGGCTACATCATCTATCATGACAAGCGGCTAAATGTTTCATTGCTCGACGATATGGAAAGACTCGACGTGCCGAAAGCCGCGCGGAAAATCTCCTGCCCCGCCCTCGTCATTCACGGCGACAAAGACGACACCGTGCCGGTCGAAGAAGGCCGCGAGCTTTTCGCCGCGCTCGCCGGACCGAAGCGGCTCTGCGTTATCGAAGGATCGGGCCACCGTCTCACCGAGCCGGCGCACTTGCAGAAAGCGCTCGCGGAGTCTATCGGCTGGTTGACGCAACATCTTGGGTGAGAAAAAATGACGCTATTCAGGGTTTCCTGTGAAGAATAATTCACCACCGAGACACGGAGTTCGCATGGTTCGACCCTTCGGCTTCGCTCAGGACAGGCTCCCTCGACTGCGCCTTTAGTCCCGAGCTTGTCGAGGGATCACCACGAGCGGAATTCTTCATAGCCGCGCATCCTGAGCTTTGTCGAAGGATGCGCCCTCCGCGCCTCGGCGGTGCGATCTCCGAGCCTTGCTTCACACGGAAGCCTGAAGTCCCAAAAATGATAACGCCTCTAGCAAAATCCTTCCTGCGCATCCAACCCCCTCACCTTAGTCCTCTCCCCCTCGCAGGGGGAGAGGGAAGGGTGAGGGGGATTTCTCTGCTTGTATTCCCTATCTGCTTGGCTCTATTTCTCTCCGGCTGCGGCAGGGACCTGAAAACGGCGCAGGGAGTCGCCGAGGAATTCATCGATCAACATTACGTCGAGATCAATTTGCAGAAAGCGCAAGAATACTCGGTCGGGCTGGCGCTTCAGAAGATCAACGAGGAGATCCGTTTGACCAGCGGCCAGACGATCGACGCCTCGACGCGCAAACCCAGGGTCCATTACCGCCTCGTGGAAAAGAAAGAGACGGAAGGACGCGTGCAATTTCTCTATCAAGGGACGATTCAGGCCGAGGACGCGCCGGAATTCACCCGGCGCTGGCTCATCATGGCGCGAAAAGAAGGCGATGGGTGGCGGGTCTCCAATTTCACCGAGTCGGATTGATGGAAACATTCAGGGCCGACACACAGGTCGGCCCCTACACGTCACGTAAATTTTCCGATGTAGGGGCGCACCTGCGTGTGCGCCCGCCGGCCGCTATTTTGCCCGCAGCTCTTCGTACGCCTGCCTCGCGATCGAAAAATCCACGACCTGACTGAGCGGAATCATCCGTTTTTCCCTGACCATCTCCTGCGCCGCCTGAATGCTGAGCAGCACCGCGCCGTCCGAAGTCGTCCCGTCGTCCTCCAGAGTCCTGGCTGTCAGATCCCACGTCTCCGCCGCGCGCTCGCGATCGAGCCGCCATTTCGCCATGAGGAGTCCGATCATCTCCTCGCGATTGGCCTTGGCGTAGGCGATCCCTTTGAGCAGCGCCCGGATCATCCGCTTGATCTGCCCCGGCTGCTCCTTGATCATTCGCGTGGACACGCCCACGCCGCCGCTGACCGCTTCCATCGCATCGCCGATGAAAACCAATCGCTTCAAGCCCAGCTGCTCGGCCTGAAAATCGGCGGGTACGCTGACGGTCGTCGCATCGACCACCCCCATCTTGAGCGCGCTGATCCGCTCGGGCGTGTTGCCGACGACGATGACGCTCATCTCGCGGTCCACGTCGATGCCGGCGTCTTTCAGCAAGCGCCGCGAGAGAAACGCTTCGCCGGCGGTGAGCGACGCGACGCCGAGCTTCTTGCCCTTGAGATCCTTGAGCGACTGGATGTGAGGCCGGACCATCAACGAGTAGAGCGGGCAGTCGTTCGAGACCATCACCACCTTGACCGGCAGGCCGTGCACCGCGGCGTTGATCGTCGTGCCGGCGAAATAACTGTATTGGAGATCGCCGGAGACGAGCGCTTTGACGCCCAGCTCGGGCCGCATGACGATCGTCTCGACGTCCAGGCCTTCGGTCTGGAAAATCCGCTTTTCCTTGGCGATGATGAGCGGAAAAGAGATGAGGCCGCCGGCGGAATAGGCGATGCGCACGCGCTCCAACGACTGCGCGTGTGGTTCGACACGCTCACCACCCTGAGCAAAGTCGAAGGGGAGCGCTTCCGCAAAGCCGAGGAAGAAAAAACAAAACAACGCTATGGCGACCATTTTTTTTCCTCCGGGCGTCATCCGCCCTGGCGCTCCCGCCATTTGAGATAGGCCCAAAGCCATACGGCCGAGTTCGCCCGTTCGGGCGGCGAAAGCAGCACGTCGTCCGCCGTCAAATAGGTCACGTCGCCCAGCGCGCGCGCCTGAATCAGCAGCCGCGCCGTCCGCTCATAGATCCACGCGCGGGCGAACGCCTCCTTGAGCGTTTCTCCCGCGACGACGATGCCGTGGCCGCGCATCGTCACGGCGCGGTTTTTTTGCATCAGCCGCGCCAGGTCGCGGCCGATCTCGGGCGTCGAGGCGGAGGTCGCGCTCGGATGGATCGGCACCCCTTCGATGAACCAGCGGCTCTGCTGATCGATCGCGCGGAGCGGTATCCCGGCGACGGAGAGCGCGATCGCGTTTTCCGGATGGACGTGAATGACCGCGTTCCAGCGTGGATCGGACTTGAATGCCTCGCTATAAATATGGATCTCGTTCGGCGGCTCGCGCTTGCCTTCCAGCCGCGCGCCGTCCATGTCGAAGAAGAGCAGCTCGTCGTAGTCGGAGGCGGCATCGAGCGGGGGACGCAGATATTGCAGCACAAACCCCTCCCGCCCGGGAACGCGGACCGCGACGTGGCCATAATAGCTCCCGGTATGCTTGACGAGCCAACGAGCGGCGAAATGGACGTCGTCGAGCAGCTCGGCGGCGATGCCGAGCCGCGACGGATCAACTGTACGCGCGGTAGATACCATCGAATTTAGCCAGCTTGAAGGCGACCATGTTCCGCGCGGCCTCGCGCACGGCGCGCTGCTGCGGCGGCGAAGTCGCGTAGCGCGCGACCACCTCGGCCGCCGCTTTCGTGTGCTCCTGGTCGGCTACTCTATGGACGGTGAAAAACTGGCACTCTTTGTCGCCGAGGCCGTAGTGGCGCCGGAGCTCGGTGTCGAACTCTTCCGAGTAGCGGCAGACCATGCTCTCGTTGACCAGCGCGCCGGTGCGCGTCTCGGCCGGAGTGCCGAGAAACATGCCACGAATCACGACGCTGGTGTGGGCGAGGCATTCGAAGACCGGCACGGCGTCGGTGAAGTCTTCTTCTTGGAGCCCGAGCGCGACGCCGAACTTCTTCGCCAGCTCGGGATGATACTGCTCTTCGTTGAACTGCTCGCGAAAATGCTCGTAGAGATCGGGGTTGGCGGCGTTCTTGGCCATGCAGAGGACGAGGCCTTTGCAGAGCGCAACGTTGTGCAGGTAGTGCTGGACGGCGAAGCCCTGGAGCCGGCGCTTGGATAACTTTCCCTCGCGCAGCTCGGAGAAGTAGCGGCTCTCCATGAGCCGCTCGACGCCCGGCTGAACGATCTCGCGGATGACCGAATCGACGAAAGCCTGATTCTCCATAACATCAAGATACTAGGAAAGGGATCGTTGGTTTGTCAACCGTGGCAGGGGCGGGTTTCAAACCCGCCCCTACGATGCGCGCGAAAACGTCACACCTGCCAGGATTCACTGATTGTTGCGGTCTGAGCTCGCGGATTCTCCCGATCCATTTCCCACATCAGAGGATTGACCACGATGTATTGACGGATACGGTTCAATTCGTCATCGTCGCGAACGATATGCTCGTAATAATTTCGCTGCCATAACCTGCCACAAAATCCGGGCCAGGCCGATTTCGCAGCAGCGTGGCGGAAACGGGCGGTGGTTAGCGATTTGAATCGGTGAACAACATCCGACAACGACATTGTAGGGGCAGGCCCCTACGCCTGCCCTGCGGCAGGGCAACCACGGGGGATTGCCCCTACATCAGGATGATCCTGTAAAACAATTATTCCGTGAAAATGGTTCGGCATCACCACGAATTCGTCAATGTTCACACCGACATAATGTTGCGGCAATTCCTCCCACACCGATTGGACCGTCCCTCCGGCATCATTCAAACCCATCTTCGCATCCACAATCTCTCCGAAAAGACACTCGCGACTGTAGGTACAGATCGTAATAAAATATGCGCCGGCTTGGCTGTAATTGTATCCACGCAGTCGGATGGACCTACGATGGTGTTTTTCACGATCTAATCGCAATCCTGCCACCTAATACAGCCGTAAAAACAACCGTTTTGTGGGCGCGGCCCCCCGTGGCCGCCCAAGGGCAGGCACAGGGGCCTGCCCCTAGAAAAACCGCAACATTTGGTAGCGACGGTTTTCAAACCCGCCCTACGAATGCCCCTAGCCTAGAAGGTCTTTCAACTGCTCCAGGGTGACCACCTTGGCGTAGACTTGACTGAGCGCGCTGAAGACGACCTTGCGGATCTCGTCCGGCGTGACGTGGCCCCAGCCGCAGTCTTTGATCTCGCGAACGCGCACGCAATCGGCGACGAGCAGAACGCGGAAGTCCCGATTGGCCGCGTCGCGGCAGGCGGTCTCGATGCCGTACTGGAGCGTGCTGCCGCAGACGATCAGCGTGTTCTTCCCCAGCGCGCGCATCTTCGCTTCCACCGGCGTGTCGATGAAAGCGCCCGACTTGTACTTGACGAAAACCGTGTCGCCGTCGCGCGGCGCGATCTCCGGCGGGATCTTCCGCGTCTCGTCGTCCATCGCCGCCATCGTATTGTAGCGCGTCACCACTCCGGGCGGCGGACGATAATCGCCGACGACGGCGTAGAAAAAAGGAAGGTTCTTTGTGCGGCAGAAATCGGCCAGCTTGGCGACGGTGGCGATGACGCTCGGACCGGTGGGATCGTAGAGCCGCTTGCCGGGTGTGCGCAGCCCCTCGCCGATGTCGTGGATCAGCAGCGCGCATTCGCCGGCGCTGACGGGGAATTCAACCATGCGTCTTACGCGGTCGGGACTTCGGCGACGGCCGTCGCCGGAGCTTCGGCGCGCCGACGGGGGATTTTCAACGCCAGGCCCGCCGCAATCAATGCGATGCTCCCGCCCGCGAGGAAGGCCATCTGGTAGTCGCCCAGCCAATCCCGCACGATGCCGCCGCCCGCGGCCATGAGCGCCGCGCCGATCTGGTGCGAGAGGAAGATCCAGCCGAAAATTTTTCCCACCGACTGCCGGCCGAAGGTGTCGGCGGTCAAAGCGATGGTGGGCGGCACCGTGGCGAACCAGTCCAGCCCGTAGATGACGGCAAAGATGAACAGCCCGGAGAAATCGGCGACAAAGGGAAGAATGAAAAGCGAGAGGCCGCGCAGCGCGTAAACCAGAGAAAGCCATTTGCGCGCCTCGACCCGGTCGATCATCCAACCGGAGAAGACCGTCCCGACGAAGTTAAGCCCGCCCATGACGCCGACGGTGGCGGCGGCGGTGACCTGGGGAATGCCGTGGTCGATGGAGTGAGGAATCAGGTGAGTGCCGACGAGCCCGTTCGCGGTTCCACCGCAGATAAAAAAGCTTCCGGCCAGAAGCCAGAAGGTGGAGGAGCGAAAAACTTCGGCGAGCGGCACGGAGTCCGATCCGCCGCCCGCGGCGCGGAGAGCGCCGAGCGGCTGCGCCCCCTGAGCGCTCGCGTCCTTTGAACCGTAGGGCTCAAGCCCCACCTCCGCCGGATCGTCCCGCATCCATAGATAGATGAACGGAATCAGCGTGAGCGTGACTGCGACCAGAATCCACGAGCCCGTGCGCCAGCCGCTCGTGACGATCGCCGCCATGAAGAGCGGGATGAAGA
Above is a window of Candidatus Binatia bacterium DNA encoding:
- a CDS encoding RHS repeat-associated core domain-containing protein; protein product: MSRSEGTNLESERRFTGQILDPEFGLYYYGARYYDPDLARFISPDPIVPSPGDPQTLNRYSYVRNNPVKYIDPTGHDFWSDLGNFFKNFFKSLPALITGIVVGWATWYMGGGAILAGMLGGMAAAAVNTAINGGNFGYNIGMGALFGGIAGAIGPGVFEGMGGVVSDGFAWSNFL
- a CDS encoding Ig domain-containing protein: MFYRARQLIRRYSWFVLFFALLEVTIQATRLPHLFAADGVAQGIEDGAEQSGDVYEQGVPWRGAPGITETVEEIMAREAQRRSAADSAVFAPRPRKPLLKGLPKTEGDSPAPEVSQWPAANSAPRTRPVPSPRNPQTIGTSFLGVDSTEPGCNCVPPDSMGAVGPTQVLVATNNRIKVFNKAGVLGGLNTDTDSFFASVGGNVNGTSDPHVRYDRLSGRWFVTIIDLDNVNNILIAVSSGSTITNLSSFTFFSFQNDQVGPTPNVDTGLFADYDTLGVDKFALYVGVNMFNGNFFTGTTAFVINKADLLANTLTVTAFRHVAGNTCPSTGLFTPQGVHNDDPNATTGYFIGVDVCTFNKLVLRRVSNPGGTPSISGNLTLAVPTTTSPIDQVQPSPGPNLDALDDRLYAASIHTNAITGAKTLWTAHNIQVNSAGVGSNLGGRNGSRWYQIGNLSGTPNLIQSGTLFDSAASTPFGYWIPSVAMSGQGHMAIAASRASANASTGFAGIVAAGRLRTDALGTTQAPTLAQSSTFSYDTFVVGTERWGDYSQVGVDPNDNMTMWTFQEYASATDTWGVRAIKLVAAPPATPASASPAAVEVGQASVDVTIDGTSVSGSEFFDPGPDTGGPGFNRLSASVTGGVVVNSVTFVSPTRITLNLDTTGASQGTWDVTITNPDGQFLTAVGLLSISPDVPPMTLSTSPLPVAEVAVAYSEPLVTGGLPPYTITKTGGSYPAGLTPNVANGMLEGTPTVPALLGKFFTVRITDQLGASLKRRFKIVVKKAITITTSSLPTGTSGHSYSKTLAASGGKAPRTWTEESGNLPAGLSLAPATGVISGIPAAPTVAPVALTFKVVDVLGGEDQKVLSLTIN
- a CDS encoding carboxypeptidase-like regulatory domain-containing protein; amino-acid sequence: MERPGTRGAEPVSGFRVIVSSLDGRQVASAVTDDQGEYRVNLPPGSYRISSGAFPRGGFTRELPATVTVNEGQERRLDIRIDTGIR
- a CDS encoding ATP-binding protein, with product MPVVIVTGLRQTGKSTFLQHEKALSSRRYVTLDDFSQLAAARSDPEGFVRSDEPLTVDEAQKCPELLTAIKREVDRSRRPGRFLLSGSANFSLLRGVTESLAGRALYLTLHPFDRRELQGKIRTVPFVKKAFENGAPPKHAAVGDIAVKDILLGGLPPVCLKLTRRPELWFKGYEQTYLERDVRELSRVVDLVSFRNLLGLTALRTGRILTVSELGRDAKLNAATTARYLSLLEASFVVVRLSPYFANRASRLIKSPKLYISDSGLAAHLAGIDENRAAIDPMKGALLETYVAQNLAAVLESECTGARLSYWHVQGRHEVDFVIEKGRDTLAIEVKAAARWDERDLAGLKAFLHKTKQCRLAILAYGGRETVRLGDRLWAAPLAAVLS
- a CDS encoding alpha/beta fold hydrolase, which translates into the protein MPREERITFHNGRKQKLVGVLHRPAVKPNAAAILCHGMESSKESEKIVALSRQLAERGILALRFDFAGSGESEGKFEKMTYSGEVENLRAAYNFALQYEPRKIGIFGSSMGGTVAVMFAAQEKTVAALATVAAPVHPEKFSAKLLTPEETRQWRTRGYIIYHDKRLNVSLLDDMERLDVPKAARKISCPALVIHGDKDDTVPVEEGRELFAALAGPKRLCVIEGSGHRLTEPAHLQKALAESIGWLTQHLG
- a CDS encoding ABC transporter substrate-binding protein produces the protein MVAIALFCFFFLGFAEALPFDFAQGGERVEPHAQSLERVRIAYSAGGLISFPLIIAKEKRIFQTEGLDVETIVMRPELGVKALVSGDLQYSYFAGTTINAAVHGLPVKVVMVSNDCPLYSLMVRPHIQSLKDLKGKKLGVASLTAGEAFLSRRLLKDAGIDVDREMSVIVVGNTPERISALKMGVVDATTVSVPADFQAEQLGLKRLVFIGDAMEAVSGGVGVSTRMIKEQPGQIKRMIRALLKGIAYAKANREEMIGLLMAKWRLDRERAAETWDLTARTLEDDGTTSDGAVLLSIQAAQEMVREKRMIPLSQVVDFSIARQAYEELRAK